A region of the Ranitomeya variabilis isolate aRanVar5 chromosome 5, aRanVar5.hap1, whole genome shotgun sequence genome:
taggggcagtattatggtagttatattcttgtacatagggggcagtattatagtagttatattcttgtacatagggggcagtattatagtagttatattcttgtacatagggggcagtattatagtagttatattcttgtacataggagcagtattatagtagttatattcttgtacataggggcagtattatagtagttatattcttgtacataggggcagtattatagtagttatattcttgtacatatgagcagtattatagtagttatattcttgtacatagggggcagtattatagtagttatattcttgtacataggagcagtattatagtagttatattcttgtacataggggcagtattatagtagttatattcttgtacataggagcagtattatagcagttatattcttgtacatagggggcagtattatagtagttatattcttgtacataggagcagtattatagtagttatattcttgtacataggggcagtattatagtagttatattcttgtacataggagcagtattatagtagttatattcttgtacataggggcagtattatagtagttatattcttgtacataggagcagtattatagcagttatattcttgtacatagggggcagtattatagtagttatattcttgtacataggagcagtattatagtagttatattcttgtacataggggcagtattatagtagttatattcttgtacataggagcagtattatagtagttatattcttgtacataggagcagtattatagtagttatattcttgtacataggagcagtattatagtagttatattcttgtacataggagcagtattatagtagttatattcttgtacataggagcagtattatagtagttatattcttgtacataggggcagtattatagcagttatattcttgtacatatgagcagtattatagtagttatattcttgtacatagcggcagtattatagtagttatattcttgtatataggagcagtattatagcagttatattcttgtacataggagcagtattatagtagttatattcttgtacataggggcagtattatagtagttatattcttgtacataggggcagtattatagtatttggaTGACTGTAGTGTTGTGCTGCCTTCTCTTCCTCCTGTGGGGCGGTGATTTTTGGGTGCTGGTTCCTTCTCTGTGGCCGCGGTCTTGGGACCCTCTCCGTGCAGTCTCTGTCCTGTTACACTGTGACGCTGGCCAGCGGTTGATCTTGGTTCATTCTTCTCTATGATCTTGCGGGGTCAACAGTTCATTGTTGCTTTGGTTGCCGCTGTTTTGTCGCGTTGTTTCCACACTATCCAGTGCGCTCTGTTGGTTCATGCACATGGGGGTCCTAGCCTGCGCCCCCCTCCCACCGGTGCTGCTGCCTGTAGGAACATTTGTCACACGGTGTCCGGGGGTCTTATATTTATGTTACGGTGTCACTAGTTGCTGCCACTTTTGGGGTCTTCCCTCTGTTTTGCCGTGTGTGATCCTGCAGTGATTCCGGGCAGAGGGTGGTCCGGGCAGGGACTGTATACGGGGGGATTATTGCTCCCACCGTCCTTATTACGTCGCACCGCTGGGGATTTGCAGATTTCCTTTCTCAGTCGCTTTTTCCACTTTATTCATCAAATGACTAAAAATAGCTGCAAAGTAGACGAGGGGGCGGCCGAGGAAGCCCCCCGGACCCACGTCATGTCTGGTGTGAGGACAATGCTGGGGCTTATAGTCCTGCAGTAGCTGCTGATGGGAGACTCCCATACTTTCCTGGGCTCTGTGTCTTCTCTGGTTCATGCTGGGAGTTGTTGTCCTACTCCACCAGTGTGGGGCACTCTGCCAGCTGCCGGGTCGGGTGCTCTCTCTCTAGGGTGGACCGGTGCCGGGTCTGGTGCTCCCTCTTGGGTGGGCCGGTGCCGGGTCTGGTGCTCCCTCTTGGGTGGACCGGTGCCGGGTCGGGTGCTCTCTCTCTAGGGTGGGCCGGTGCCGGGTCTGGTGCTCCCTCTTGGGTGGACCGGTGCCGGGTCgggtgctctctctctctctcgggtgGACCGGTGCCGGGTCGGGTGCTCTCTCTCTCTAGGGTGGACCGGTGCCGGGTCGGGTGCTCTCTCTCTCTAGGGTGGGCCGGTGCCGGGTCGGGTGCTCTCTCTCTAGGGTGGGCCGGTGCCGGGTCGGGTGCTCTCTCTCTAGGGTGGGCCGGTGCCGGGTCGGGTGCTCTCTCTCTAGGGTGGGCCGGTGCCGGGTCGGGTGCTCTCTCTCTAGGGTGGGCCGGTGCCGGGTCTGGTGCTCCCTCTTGGGTGGACCGGTGCCGGGTCgggtgctctctctctctctcgggtgGACCGGTGCCGGGTCGGGTGCTCTCTCTCTCTAGGGTGGACCGGTGCCGGGTCGGGTGCTCTCTCTCTCTAGGGTGGGCCGGTGCCGGGTCGGGTGCTCTCTCTCTAGGGTGGGCCGGTGCCGGGTCGGGTGCTCTCTCTCTAGGGTGGGCCGGTGCCGGGTCGGGTGCTCTCTCTCTAGGGTGGGCCGGTGCCGGGTCGGATGCCCCCTCTCGGGTGGGCCGGTGCCGGGTCGGATGCCCCCTCTCGGGTGGGCCGGTGCCGCGTCGGATGCCCCCTCTCGGGTGTGCCGGTTCCGGGTCGGGTGCTCTCTCTCTCGGGTGGACCGGTGCCGGGACGGGTGCTCTCTCTCTCGGGTGGACCGGTGCCGGGTCGGGTGCTCTCTCTCTCGGGTGGACCGGTGCCGGGTCGGGTGCTCTCTCTCTCTAGGGTGGACCGGTGCCGGGTCGGGTGCTCTCTCTCTAGGGTGGGCCGGTTCCGGGTCTGGTGCTCCCTCTCTAGGGTGGGCCGGTGCCGGGTCGGGTGCTCTCTCTCGGGTAGACCGGTGCCGGGTCGGGTGCTCTCTCTCTCTCGGGTGGACCGGTGCCGGGTCGGGTGCTCTCTCTCTCTAGGGTGGACCGGTGCCGGGTCGGGTGCTCTCTCTCTCGGGTTTGCCGGGTCGGATGCCCCCTCTCGGGTGGGCCGGTGCCGGGGCGGGTGCCCCCTCTCGGGTGGGCCAGTTCCCCCGCTGGACATTTCCTCTTGCtataatcgttttttttttttcttttccagcgCTTGTTACTATGGCAATGACCGCCGCGAACGCCACCGCCTTCCCCATGAGTAATCACACCCGGGAGCGGGTGACCGTGGCCAAACTGACGCTGGAGACCTTCTACAGCAACCTGATCCTGCAGCACGAGGAGCGCGAGACCAGGTACCGAGGCCGCACCCTgcagcactacaactcccagcatgctctaaCAGCTGAAAGCTTCCAGGACATGCTGGTAATTGTAGTTTGCAAACAGCTGAAGTGTGGTTGCGATGTAATAAATTGCTAATAGCCCCGAGCCTCTGGAATATAATGGAGattccctttccaacaggcaaaagAAGTTGGAGATCGCCATGGACGAAGAGGGACTGGCAGACGATGATGTGAGTCTGCCCTCTGGTGTCAGGACTGAGAACTGCTCCCTCCATTAGTCTCATGTCTGCCCTCTGGTGTCAGGACTGAGAACTGCGCCCTCCTTTAGTCTCATGTCTGCCCTCTGGTGTCAGGACTGAGAACTGTGCCCTCCTTTAGTCTCATGTCTGCCCTCTGGTGTCAGGACTGAGAACTGTGCCCTCCATTAGTCTCATGTCTGCCCTCTGGTGTCAGGACTGAGAACTGTGCCCTCCATTAGTCTCATGTCTGCCCTCTGGTGTCAGGACTGAGAATTGCGCCCTCCATTAGTCTCATGTCTGCCCTCTGGTGTCAGGACTGAGAATTGCGCCCTCCATTAGTCTCATGTCTGCCCTCTGGTGTCAGGACTGAGAACTGCGCCCTCCATTAGTCTCATGTCTGCCCTCTGGTGTCAGAACTGAGAACTGCGCCCTCCATTAGTCTCATGTCTGCCCTCTGGTGTCAGGACTGAGAATTGCGCCCTCCATTAGTCTCATGTCTGCCCTCTGGTGTCAGGACTGAGAATTGCGCCCTCCATTAGTCTCATGTCTGCCCTCTGGTGTCAGGACTGAGAATTGCGCCCTCCATTAGTCTCATGTCTGCCCTCTGGTGTCAGGACTGAGAATTGCGCCCTCCATTAGTCTCATGTCTGCCCTCTGGTGTCAGGACTGCGAATTGCGCCCTCCATTAGTCTCATGTCTGCCATCTGGTGTCAGGACTGAGAACTGCGCCCTCCATTAGTCTCATGTCTGCCATCTGGTGTCAGGACTGAGAACTGCACCCTCCGTTAGTCCCATATTGCCCTCTGGTGTCAGGACTGAGAACTGCTCCCTCCGTTAGTCCCATGTCGCCCTCTGGTGTCAGGACTGAGAACTGCTCCCTCCATTATTCCCATGTCTGCCCCCTGGTGTCAGGACTGAGAACTGCTCCCTCCATTATTCCCATGTCTGCCCTCTGGTGTCAGGACTGAGAACTGCGCCCTCCTTTAGTCTCATGTCTGCCCTCTGGTGTCAGGACTGAGAACTGTGCCCTCCTTTAGTCTCATGTCTGCCCTCTGGTGTCAGGACTGAGAACTGCGCCCTCCTTTAGTCTCATGTCTGCCCTCTGGTGTCAGGACTGAGAACTGTGCCCTCCTTTAGTCTCATGTCTGCCCTCTGGTGTCAGGACTGAGAACTGTGCCCTCCATTAGTCTCATGTCTGCCCTCTGGTGTCAGGACTGAGAACTGTGCCCTCCATTAGTCTCATGTCTGCCCTCTGGTGTCAGGACTGAGAATTGCGCCCTCCATTAGTCTCATGTCTGCCCTCTGGTGTCAGGACTGAGAATTGCGCCCTCCATTAGTCTCATGTCTGCCCTCTGGTGTCAGAACTGAGAACTGCGCCCTCCATTAGTCTCATGTCTGCCCTCTGGTGTCAGGACTGAGAATTGCGCCCTCCATTAGTCTCATGTCTGCCCTCTGGTGTCAGGACTGAGAATTGCGCCCTCCATTAGTCTCATGTCTGCCCTCTGGTGTCAGGACTGAGAATTGCGCCCTCCATTAGTCTCATGTCTGCCCTCTGGTGTCAGGACTGAGAATTGCGCCCTCCATTAGTCTCATGTCTGCCCTCTGGTGTCAGGACTGCGAATTGCGCCCTCCATTAGTCTCATGTCTGCCATCTGGTGTCAGGACTGAGAACTGCGCCCTCCATTAGTCTCATGTCTGCCATCTGGTGTCAGGACTGAGAACTGCACCCTCCGTTAGTCCCATATTGCCCTCTGGTGTCAGGACTGAGAACTGCTCCCTCCGTTAGTCCCATGTCGCCCTCTGGTGTCAGGACTGAGAACTGCTCCCTCCATTATTCCCATGTCTGCCCCCTGGTGTCAGGACTGAGAACTGCTCCCTCCATTATTCCCATGTCTGCCCCCTGGTGTCAGGACTGAGAACTGCTCCCTCCATTATTCCCATGTCTGCCCCCTGGTGTCAGGACTGAGAACTGCTCCCTCCGTTAGTCCCATGTCGTCCTCTGGTGTCAGGACTGAGAACTGCGCCCTCCGTTAGTCCCATATTGCCCTCTGGTGTCAGGACTGAGAACTGCTCCCTCCATTATTCCCATGTCTGCCCCCTGGTGTCAGGACTGAGAACTGCTCCCTCCATTATTCCCATGTCTGCCCCCTGGTGTCAGGACTGAGAACTGCTCCCTCCATTATTCCCATGTCTGCCCCCTGGTGTCAGGACTGAGAACTGCTCCCTCCGTTAGTCCCATGTCGTCCTCTGGTGTCAGGACTGAGAACTGCGCCCTCCGTTAGTCCCATATTGCCCTCTGGTGTCAGGACTGAGAACTGCTCCCTCCATTATTCCCATGTCTGCCCCCTGGTGTCAGGACTGAGAACTGCGCCCTCCGTTAGTCCCATGTCGTCCTCTGGTGTCAGGACTGAGAACTGCACATTTCACTTAAATTGTGATTCATTTCTGCAGAAAAGGCTGCGGCGGTCTCAGCACGCACGGAAGGAGACTGAATTCCTGCGCCTGAAGAGGACCAGGCTGGGCCTGGATGACTTTGAGTCGCTGAAGGTTATCGGGAGAGGAGCCTTCGGGGAGGTGCGTCCAGTAATAGAGCTCCGGCCGTTCACTAGTGATCGCGAATGTGGGCGCATAGGGAAAGTAATATTCTCTCCTTGTAGGTGCGACTTGTTCAGAAGAAGGACACGGGACACATCTATGCGATGAAGATCCTCAGGAAAGCCGACATGTTGGAGAAGGAGCAGGTGAAGCACGGTGGGGTCTATAGGTCACTGCTGTCTGTTACTGTGGGATTTGTCTACAGTCATTGTACCTTATCCTGTACAAGTCACAGTCTCCACATCCGCCCATAGGTGGCGCACATCCGAGCCGAGAGAGACATCCTGGTGGAAGCCGACGGGGCCTGGGTGGTGAAAATGTTCTACAGCTTCCAGGACAAAAGTAACCTGTATCTGATCATGGAGTTCTTACCTGGAGGTAGTGTCCTcaattatatcctgtattataccccagagctgcactcactattctgctggtgcagtcactgtgtacatacattacattactgatcctgagttacatcctgtattatactccagagctgtacgcactattctgctggtgcagtcactgtgtacatacattactgatcctgagttacctcctgtattataccccagagctgcactcactattctgctggtgcagtcactgtgtacatatattacattactgatcctgagttacatcctgtattataccccagagctgcactcactattctgctggtgcagtcactgtgtacatacattacattactgatcctgagttacatcctgtattataccccagagctgcactcactattctgctggtgcagtcactgtgtacatacattacattactgatcctgagttacatcctgtattataccccagagctgcactcactatactgctggtgcagtcactgtgtacatacattacattactcatcctgagttacctcctgtattataccccagagctgcactccctattctgctggtgcagtcactgtgtacatacatgacaatattgatcctgagttacctcctgcattatactccagagctgcactcactattctgctggtgcagtcactgtacatactttacattactgatcctgagttacatcctgtattatactccagagctgcgctcactattctgctggtgcagtcactgtacatacattacattactgatcctgagttacatcctgtattataccccagagctgcgctcactattctgctggtgcagttactgtgtacatatattacattactgatcctgagttacctcctgtattatactccagagctgcgctcactattctgctggtgcagtcactgtacatactttacattactgatcctgagttacatcctgtattataccccagagctgcactcactattctgctggtgcagtcactgtgtacatacattacattactgatcctgagttacatcctgtattatactccagagctgcactcactattctgctggtgcagtcactgtatacatacattacattactgatcctgagttacatcctgtattataccccagagctgcactcactattctgctggtgcagtcactgtgtacatacattacattactgatcctgagttacatcctgtattatactccagagctgcactcactattctgctggtgcagtcactgtgtacacacattacattactgatcctgagttacatcctgtattataccccagagctgcactcactattctgctggtgcagtcactgtgtacatacattacattactgatcctgagttacatcctgtattataccccagagctgcactcactattctgctctgcGGTGTGTAGGTGACATGATGACGCTGCTGATGAAGAAGGACACGCTGTCGGAGGAGGAGACGCAGTTCTACATTGCAGAGACTGTTTTGGCCATTGATGCCATTCACCAGTTGGGCTTCATCCACCGAGACATCAAGCCGGACAATCTCCTGCTGGACGCGAAGGTGAGATCCGGTGCAGCCGCAGCTTTACTATCACACACTGTAATCTCGCCCTTGTGCTAAACTCCAGCATTCCTATCTAACATCATAGGTAATAAGCTATTGCTCACTGTTATCTACCGCTACAGTTGGGGGGGCTGTTGTGTATTGTGCAGACCTCCATCTCTTCGTCTACTTGCAGGGTCACGTCAAGCTCTCAGATTTTGGGCTCTGCACAGGCCTGAAAAAAGCTCATCGGACCGAATTCTACCGGAATCTCAGCCACAATCCACCCAGCGACTTCTGTAAGTACAAGGATGTAACACACTGACACACAGCTCCAGATCTCCAGCTCAGGAACAGCTATGTGCAATCTGTCTGCCAACAGCCAACAGAatccagggagctccccctagtggtgactgcagacaggatcttatcatgtatctctatatacagggagctccccctagtgatggctgcagacaggatcttatcatgtatctctgtgtacagggagctccccctagtggtgactgcagacaggatcttatcatgtatctctgtatacagggagctccccctagtggtggctgcagacaggatcttatcatgtatctctatatacagggagctccccctagtggtgactgcagacaggatcttatcatgtatctctgtatacagggagctccccctagtggtggctgcagacaggatcttatcatgtatctctgtatacagggagctccccctagtggtggctgcagacaggatcttatcatgtatctctgtatacagggagctccccctagtggtggctgcagacaggatcttatcatgtatctctgtatacagggagctccccctagtggtggttgcagacaggatcttatcatgtatctctgtatacagggagctccccctagtggtggctgcagacaggatcttatcatgtatctctgtatacagggagctccccctagtggtgactgcagacaggatcttatcatgtatctgtatacagggagctccccctagtggtggctgcagacaggatcttatcatgtatctgtatacagggagctccccctagtggtgactgcagacaggatcttatcatgtatctctgtatacagggagctccccctagtggtggctgcagacaggatcttatcatgtatctctgtatacagggagctccccctagtggtgactgcagacaggatcttatcatgtatctctgtatacagggagctccccctagtggtgactgcagacaggatcttatcatgtatctctgtatacagggagctccccctagtggtgactgcagacaggatcttatcatgtatctctgtatacagggagctccccctagtggtgactgcagacaggatcttatcatgtatctctgtatacagggagctccccctagtggtgactgcagacaggatcttatcatgtatctctgtatacagggagctccccctagtggtgactgcagacagcatcttatcatgtatctctgtatacagggagctccccctagtggtgactgcagacaggatcttatcatgtatctctgtatacagggagctccccctagtggtgactgcagacagactaTCAGATATACTGAGCTGCAATCAGTATAAAGTTAGAtgaaaattcactttttttttctgttaacttctttatttttcagcTTTTCAGAATATGAACTCAAAGAGGAAAGCAGAGACTTGGAAGAAGAATCGTCGGCAGCTGGTAGGTCGCTGTCACTTTGCTGTGGACACGTTTCTGGACGTGTGTCGCTGTTCCCCGGTCACCTGGGTTTTGTAGTGCTGCTGTGGATGGGTTGCAGCACAGACCACCAGATGTCGGACCCCCAACGTTTCTGACGGTTACGGTGTGATGTTCTTTGTGTTTGCACACAGGCCTATTCTACGGTCGGGACCCCTGACTACATCGCTCCGGAGGTCTTCATGCAGACGGGATACAACAAGCTGTGTGATTGGTGGTCGCTCGGGGTCATTATGTACGAGATGCTGATAGGTACGGACCCACCACAATTCACTGCTGGGGTGTGACGAGACCCCTCCTGTCGTGTTGCGCTGTCACTATAACCCGCGCGCTCATCAGTGTTTCGCCTCTCGCAGGATATCCTCCGTTCTGCTCCGAGACTCCCCAAGAGACGTATCGGAAAGTGATGACCTGGAAAGAGACCCTCGTGTTCCCCCCAGAGGTGCCGATCTCCGAGAAGGCCAAAGACTTAATCCTCAGGTGCGGGTGAAGCCGTAAGCGCCGGAGCCGCGGACCCTCGGACCCTCCATGATTGCTGGCGCCGTCCCATAGTTAATACATTGAAGGAATGTCTGCCCCCAATATTACAGCCTTTATTTTCCTCCAAACAGGTTTTGCAACGACGCGGACAATCGAATTGGCGCAATTGGAGTAGAGGAAATAAAAACTCATCCATTTTTCGAATGTGTGGACTGGGGACATATCAGGTACAAGGGATCTGCCACGACAGACgtcttgcagccaccactagggggagctccctgtatacagagatacatgataagatcctgtctgcagccaccactaggggaagctccctatatacagagatacatgataagatcctgtctgcagtcaccactagggggagctccctgtatacagagatacatgataagatcctgtctgcagccaccactagggggagctccctgtatacagagatacatgataagatcctgtctgcagtcaccactagggggagctccctgtatacagagatacatgataagatcctgtctgcagccaccaccagggggagctccctgtatacagagatacatgataagatcctgtctgcagccaccactagggggagctccctgtatacagagatacatgataagatcctgtctgcagtcaccactagggggagctccctgtatacagagatacatgataagatcctgtctgcagccaccactagggggagctccctgtatacagagatacatgataagatcctgtctgcagtcaccactagggggagctccctgtatacagagacacatgataaggtcctgtctgcagccaccactagggggagctccctgtatacagagatgcatgataagaacctgtctgcagccaccactagggggagctccctgtatacagagatacatgataagatcctgtctgcagtcaccactagggggagctccctgtatacagagatacatgataagatcctgtctgcagccaccactagggggagctccctgtgtacagagatacatgataagatcctgtcttcagtcaccactagggggagctccctgtatacagagatacatgataagatcctgtctgcagccaccactagggggagctccctgtatacagatacataagatcctgtctgcagccaccactagggggagcttcctgtatacagagatacatgataagatcctgtctgcagccaccactagggggagctccctgtatagagatacatgataagatcctgtctgcagccaccactagggggagctccctgtatacagagatacatgataagatcctgtctgctctctacactgtgttccaaattattatgcaaattggatttaagtgtcataaagatttaattgttttgtttttctgataaactcgtggatggtattgtgtctcagggctcaatgaatcactgaaatcaatcttaaacacgtgataattagttttccaggtgattctaattaaaggaaaactacttaaaaatgatgttccacattattaagcaggtcacagttttcaagtaacatgggaaagaaaaaggatctctctgctgctgaaaagcatcaaatagtgcaatgccttggtcatgggatgaaaacattagaaatttcccgaaaacttaagcgtgatcatcgtactgttgagagatttgtggctgtatctcggCACAGATgtatttgtgctgataaaggcataatgaggaaggtttctgccaggcaagttcatcagattaaccccttagtgacagagccaatttggtacttaatgaccgagccaatttttacaattctgaccagtgtcactttatgaggttataactctggaacgctttatcggatcccgctgattctgagattgttttttcgtgacatattgtacttcaagttagtggtaacatttcttcgatattacttgtgattatttatgaaaaaaatggaaatatggcgaaaatttttaaaattttgcaattttcaaactttgtatttttatgcccttaaatcagagagatatgtcacaaaaaatagttaataaataacatttctcacatgtctactttacatcagcacaattttggaaacaatttttttttttgttagggagttataagggttaaaagttgaccagcaatttctcatttttacaacaccatgttttttttagggaccacatcacctttgaagtgattttgaggggtctatatgatagaaaataaccaagtgtgacaccattctaaaaactgcacccctcaagctgctcaaaaccacattcaagaagtttattaaccctttacgtacttcacaggaactaaaacaatgtggaagaaaaaaattaacattttacttttttttgcaaacattttacttcagaaccattttttttaattttcacaagtgtaaaaacagaaatttaaccacaaattttgttgtgcaatttttcctgagtacgccgataccccatatgtggaggtaaaccactgtttgggcgcaccgcagagcttggaagtgaaggagcaccgtttgactgtttcaatgcagaattggctggaattgagatcggacgccatgtcgcgtttggagagcccctaatgtgcctaaacagtggaaaccccccacaagtgacaccattttggaaactagaccccccaaggaacttatctagatgtgtggtgagcactttgaacccacaagtgcttcacagaagtttataacgtagagccgtgaaaataaaaaatcgcatttgttttcacaaaaatgattttttcgcccacaaattcttattttcacaagggtaacaggagaaattagaccacaaaagttgttgtgcaatttctcctgagtacgtcgataccccatatgtggaggtaaaccactgtttgggcgcaccgcagagcttggaagtgaaggagcgccgtttgactttttcaatgcagaattggctggaattgagatcggacgccatgtcgcgtttggagagtccctgatgtgcctaaacagtggaaaccacccacaagtgataccattttggaaactagaccccccaaggaacttatctagatgtgtggtgagcactttgaacccccaagtgcttcacagaagtttataacgtagagccgtgaaaataaaaaatctcattttttctacaaaaatgatctttttgcccccaaatttttattttcacaagggtaacaggagaaattagaccacaaaagttgttgtgcaacttctcctgagtacgtcgataccccatatatgggggtaaaccactgtttgggcgcaccgcagagcttggaagagaaggagtgtcgttttactttttca
Encoded here:
- the STK38L gene encoding serine/threonine-protein kinase 38-like isoform X2, whose translation is MAMTAANATAFPMSNHTRERVTVAKLTLETFYSNLILQHEERETRQKKLEIAMDEEGLADDDKRLRRSQHARKETEFLRLKRTRLGLDDFESLKVIGRGAFGEVRLVQKKDTGHIYAMKILRKADMLEKEQVAHIRAERDILVEADGAWVVKMFYSFQDKSNLYLIMEFLPGGDMMTLLMKKDTLSEEETQFYIAETVLAIDAIHQLGFIHRDIKPDNLLLDAKGHVKLSDFGLCTGLKKAHRTEFYRNLSHNPPSDFSFQNMNSKRKAETWKKNRRQLAYSTVGTPDYIAPEVFMQTGYNKLCDWWSLGVIMYEMLIGYPPFCSETPQETYRKVMTWKETLVFPPEVPISEKAKDLILRFCNDADNRIGAIGVEEIKTHPFFECVDWGHIRERPAAINIEIKSIDDTSNFDEFPESDILQPVPNTTEPDYKSKDWVFLNYTYKRFEGLTQRGSIPSYMKSGKL
- the STK38L gene encoding serine/threonine-protein kinase 38-like isoform X1, whose translation is MAMTAANATAFPMSNHTRERVTVAKLTLETFYSNLILQHEERETRQKKLEIAMDEEGLADDDKRLRRSQHARKETEFLRLKRTRLGLDDFESLKVIGRGAFGEVRLVQKKDTGHIYAMKILRKADMLEKEQVAHIRAERDILVEADGAWVVKMFYSFQDKSNLYLIMEFLPGGDMMTLLMKKDTLSEEETQFYIAETVLAIDAIHQLGFIHRDIKPDNLLLDAKGHVKLSDFGLCTGLKKAHRTEFYRNLSHNPPSDFSFQNMNSKRKAETWKKNRRQLAYSTVGTPDYIAPEVFMQTGYNKLCDWWSLGVIMYEMLIGYPPFCSETPQETYRKVMTWKETLVFPPEVPISEKAKDLILRFCNDADNRIGAIGVEEIKTHPFFECVDWGHIRERPAAINIEIKSIDDTSNFDEFPESDILQPGKLPNTTEPDYKSKDWVFLNYTYKRFEGLTQRGSIPSYMKSGKL